One region of Bosea sp. 29B genomic DNA includes:
- the nuoI gene encoding NADH-quinone oxidoreductase subunit NuoI codes for MSLAQAAKGLLLKEFVGAFALSMRYFFKPKATLNYPFEKGVLSPRFRGEHALRRYPNGEERCIACKLCEAICPAQAITIEAGPRRNDGTRRTTRYDIDMTKCIYCGFCQEACPVDAIVEGPNFEFATETREELFYDKDKLLDNGARWEREIARNIAMDAPYR; via the coding sequence ATGTCACTCGCGCAAGCCGCCAAGGGACTGCTCCTCAAGGAGTTCGTCGGCGCGTTCGCCTTGTCGATGCGCTATTTCTTCAAGCCGAAGGCGACGCTGAACTACCCCTTCGAGAAGGGCGTGCTCTCGCCGCGCTTCCGGGGCGAGCACGCGCTGCGCCGCTATCCGAACGGCGAGGAACGCTGCATCGCCTGCAAGCTCTGCGAGGCGATCTGCCCGGCGCAGGCGATCACGATCGAGGCCGGCCCGCGCCGCAATGACGGCACCCGCCGCACGACGCGCTACGACATCGACATGACCAAGTGCATCTATTGCGGCTTCTGCCAGGAGGCCTGCCCGGTCGATGCCATCGTCGAGGGGCCGAACTTCGAGTTCGCCACCGAGACGCGCGAGGAGCTGTTCTACGACAAGGACAAGCTGCTCGATAACGGCGCCCGCTGGGAACGCGAGATCGCGCGCAACATCGCGATGGATGCGCCGTATCGCTGA
- a CDS encoding RidA family protein, producing MTSEIAFFGEPEAGSARPFSLATRAGGLVFVSGQSAPHEPAKGVLRGETPAEQVRQALAHVAAILAEAGSSLDRVVQMTMLITDPGDYAACNAEYVKHFPNGLPARHTARFGVPTDAKVAFACIALAGEGRPS from the coding sequence ATGACCTCCGAGATCGCATTCTTCGGCGAGCCGGAAGCCGGCTCGGCGCGCCCCTTCAGCCTCGCGACGCGGGCGGGCGGCCTCGTCTTCGTCTCCGGCCAGTCGGCTCCTCATGAGCCGGCCAAGGGAGTCTTGCGGGGCGAGACACCGGCCGAGCAGGTGCGGCAGGCGCTGGCGCATGTCGCCGCCATCCTGGCCGAGGCCGGCAGCAGTCTCGATCGCGTCGTGCAGATGACGATGCTGATCACCGACCCCGGCGACTATGCCGCCTGCAATGCTGAATATGTGAAGCATTTCCCGAATGGCTTGCCGGCTCGGCACACCGCGCGGTTCGGCGTGCCGACCGACGCCAAGGTCGCGTTCGCATGCATTGCGTTGGCTGGCGAGGGCAGGCCGTCATGA
- a CDS encoding NADH-quinone oxidoreductase subunit J, with protein sequence MNAAAAFFYLFSGVTIASALMVISARNPVHSVLFLILAFVNAAGLFLLLGAEFLAMLLVVVYVGAVAVLFLFVVMMLDVDFAELRQGFLQYLPIGGLIGLIFAVELLLVVGAWVIDPQIVRAPVAAIPANVTNTAALGQVLYTKYIYYFQAAGLVLLVAMIGAIVLTLRDRKGIKRQDIPTQNARTKAAAMDVKQVPSRAGVPEEMA encoded by the coding sequence ATGAATGCCGCAGCGGCTTTCTTCTATCTCTTCTCAGGCGTCACCATCGCCTCGGCGCTGATGGTGATTTCGGCGCGCAACCCCGTGCATTCGGTGTTGTTCCTGATCCTCGCCTTCGTCAACGCGGCGGGCCTGTTCCTGCTGCTCGGGGCCGAGTTCCTGGCGATGCTGCTGGTCGTCGTCTATGTCGGCGCGGTCGCGGTGCTCTTCCTCTTCGTGGTGATGATGCTCGATGTCGACTTCGCCGAGCTGCGCCAGGGCTTCCTGCAATACCTGCCGATCGGCGGCCTGATCGGCCTGATCTTCGCGGTCGAGCTCCTGCTGGTCGTCGGCGCCTGGGTGATCGACCCGCAGATCGTGCGCGCACCGGTCGCGGCGATCCCCGCCAACGTCACTAACACCGCCGCGCTCGGCCAGGTGCTCTACACGAAGTACATCTACTACTTCCAGGCGGCCGGCCTCGTGCTGCTCGTTGCGATGATCGGCGCGATCGTGCTGACGCTGCGCGATCGCAAGGGCATCAAGCGCCAGGATATCCCGACGCAGAACGCCCGCACCAAGGCTGCGGCGATGGATGTGAAGCAGGTGCCGTCGCGCGCCGGCGTTCCCGAGGAGATGGCGTGA
- the nuoK gene encoding NADH-quinone oxidoreductase subunit NuoK: MMVGLGSYLAVAAILFTLGVLGIFINRKNVIVILMSIELILLSVNLNFVAFSSFLNDIVGQVFAMLVLTVAAAEAAIGLAILVVYFRNRGTIAVEDINMMKG; the protein is encoded by the coding sequence GTGATGGTCGGGCTTGGATCTTACCTCGCGGTCGCTGCGATCCTGTTCACGCTCGGCGTGCTCGGCATCTTCATCAACCGCAAGAACGTCATCGTCATCCTGATGTCGATCGAGCTGATCCTGCTCTCGGTCAACCTCAACTTCGTCGCCTTCTCGAGCTTCCTGAACGACATCGTCGGCCAGGTCTTCGCCATGCTGGTGCTGACCGTCGCCGCCGCCGAGGCCGCGATCGGGCTCGCCATTCTCGTCGTCTACTTCCGCAACCGCGGCACGATCGCGGTGGAAGACATCAACATGATGAAAGGCTGA
- a CDS encoding peptidylprolyl isomerase: MLRTTLAALALSASIGLAQSQANAQAPAPANLDPQNTLALDTKDGRVTIRLRPDLAPRHVEQIKALTKRGFYDGIVFHRVIDGFMAQTGDPKGDGTGGSDLPNIPAEFTPTPYKVGSVGMARSQSPNSANSQFFICFEGCGSLTGQYTLFGEVVSGMDAVRKIKKGSSANNGSVSGPDKIVRMRLLADAK, encoded by the coding sequence ATGCTTCGCACCACGCTCGCCGCCCTGGCACTGTCCGCCTCGATCGGCCTGGCCCAGTCTCAAGCAAATGCCCAGGCGCCGGCACCGGCTAATCTCGATCCGCAGAACACCCTGGCACTCGACACCAAGGACGGGCGCGTCACCATCCGCCTGCGGCCGGACCTCGCGCCCAGGCATGTCGAGCAGATCAAGGCGCTGACCAAGCGCGGTTTCTATGACGGCATCGTCTTCCACCGCGTCATCGACGGCTTCATGGCCCAGACCGGCGATCCGAAAGGCGACGGCACCGGCGGTTCCGACCTGCCGAACATCCCGGCCGAATTCACTCCGACACCCTACAAGGTCGGCTCAGTCGGCATGGCGCGCTCCCAGAGCCCGAACTCGGCCAATTCGCAGTTCTTCATCTGCTTCGAGGGCTGCGGCTCGCTGACCGGCCAGTACACCCTGTTCGGCGAGGTCGTCTCGGGCATGGACGCCGTGCGCAAGATCAAGAAGGGCAGCAGCGCCAACAACGGTTCGGTGAGCGGCCCCGACAAGATCGTCCGCATGCGCCTGCTGGCGGACGCCAAGTAA
- the nuoN gene encoding NADH-quinone oxidoreductase subunit NuoN → MTTLPAFGPALPEIVMALGAIAMVLYGAIQGERSTRTLEIAALALLALALVLVLRGEGKVVTFNGAFIADGFARFMKVLTLIGAAAAIVLSADFLRRDGAMRFEFPILVVLATIGMMMMISARDLIGLYVGLELQSLALYVVAAFDRDNPRSTEAGLKYFVLGALSSGMLLYGASMVYGFTGTVSYAGIAEAVKGGHPGIGLIIGLVFVAAGVAFKISAVPFHMWTPDVYEGAPTPVAAFFASAPKMAAMAMTVRIFVGAFPGALHDWQQIILFMSIASMALGAFAAIGQTNIKRLLAYSSIANMGYALVGLAAGTPAGVQGVMTYMAIYLATTLAAFACVLMMNRNGKPVEEIGELAGLSRTNGWMAFAMSMMMFSLAGIPPLAGFWAKWYVFLAAIEAKLYVLAVVGVITSVVGAYYYLRIVKLIYFDDAKPAFDKGDAGVRTVLLISALFVLVLSFLPAPLFDSAAAAAKSLF, encoded by the coding sequence ATGACCACCTTGCCCGCTTTCGGTCCGGCGCTTCCGGAAATCGTCATGGCGCTGGGCGCCATCGCCATGGTGCTCTACGGCGCGATCCAGGGTGAGCGCTCGACGCGCACGCTCGAGATCGCGGCGCTCGCGCTGCTGGCTCTGGCGCTGGTGCTCGTCCTGCGTGGCGAGGGCAAGGTCGTCACCTTCAATGGTGCCTTCATCGCCGACGGCTTCGCCCGCTTCATGAAGGTGCTGACCCTGATCGGTGCAGCGGCGGCGATCGTGCTTTCGGCCGATTTCCTGCGCCGCGACGGCGCCATGCGCTTCGAATTCCCGATCCTCGTCGTCCTCGCCACCATCGGCATGATGATGATGATCTCGGCTAGAGACCTGATCGGGCTCTATGTTGGCCTGGAGCTGCAGTCGCTCGCGCTCTACGTCGTCGCCGCCTTCGACCGCGACAATCCGCGCTCGACCGAGGCCGGCCTGAAGTACTTTGTCCTCGGCGCGCTCTCCTCGGGCATGCTGCTCTACGGCGCGTCGATGGTCTACGGCTTCACCGGCACGGTGAGCTATGCCGGCATCGCCGAAGCGGTGAAGGGCGGCCATCCGGGCATCGGCCTGATCATCGGCCTCGTCTTCGTTGCCGCCGGCGTCGCCTTCAAGATCTCGGCCGTGCCGTTCCATATGTGGACGCCTGATGTCTATGAGGGCGCCCCGACCCCGGTCGCCGCCTTCTTTGCCTCGGCGCCCAAGATGGCGGCGATGGCGATGACCGTGCGCATCTTCGTCGGTGCCTTCCCGGGCGCGCTGCACGACTGGCAGCAGATCATCCTCTTCATGTCGATCGCCTCGATGGCGCTGGGCGCCTTCGCCGCGATCGGCCAGACCAACATCAAGCGACTGCTCGCCTATTCCTCGATCGCGAACATGGGCTATGCGCTCGTCGGCCTTGCTGCCGGCACGCCGGCCGGCGTCCAGGGCGTGATGACCTATATGGCGATCTATCTCGCCACCACGCTCGCCGCCTTCGCCTGCGTCCTGATGATGAACCGCAATGGCAAGCCGGTCGAGGAGATCGGCGAGCTCGCCGGCCTGTCCCGCACCAATGGCTGGATGGCCTTCGCGATGTCGATGATGATGTTCTCGCTCGCCGGCATCCCGCCGCTCGCCGGCTTCTGGGCGAAGTGGTACGTCTTCCTCGCTGCGATCGAGGCCAAGCTCTACGTGCTCGCCGTCGTCGGCGTGATCACCAGCGTCGTCGGCGCCTATTACTATCTGCGGATCGTCAAGCTGATCTATTTCGACGATGCCAAGCCGGCCTTCGACAAGGGCGACGCCGGCGTGCGCACCGTGCTGCTGATCTCGGCGCTGTTCGTGCTGGTGCTGTCCTTCCTGCCGGCGCCGCTGTTCGACTCCGCTGCTGCAGCAGCGAAGTCGCTGTTCTGA
- a CDS encoding NADH-quinone oxidoreductase subunit M has protein sequence MFGFGILTGLLVLPLVGAAFILAQRGDEASVNSNARWAALIATLATFILALVAWGRFDSANPGFQMVETHAWVSDIIKFKLGVDGFSFPFVVLTAFLMPFCILASWTSVEKRVREYMVAFLILETLMIGVFVALDLVLFYLLFEAGLIPMFLIIGIWGGKRRVYASYKFFLYTLLGSVLMLLAIMAMYWNAGTTDIPTLLTHKFPVQMQPWLWLAFFASFAVKMPMWPVHTWLPDAHVEAPTAGSVILAAILLKMGGYGFIRFSIPMFPDASAMFAPLVFALSVIAIIYTSLVALMQEDIKKLIAYSSVAHMGFVTMGLFTLTPQGIQGAMFQMVSHGLVSGALFLCVGVIYDRMHTREIAAYGGLVNRMPLYAVVFMIFTMANVGLPGTAGFVGEFLTLMGAFKANPWVAFLATTGVILSAGYALWLYRRVVFGELTKPELKDITDLNAREIAIFVPLVLLTIWYGIAPGTILDAFAAPTEALIKNYQAAITAAKTAMLAVQ, from the coding sequence ATGTTCGGCTTCGGTATCCTCACCGGTCTCCTGGTCCTGCCGCTGGTCGGCGCCGCCTTCATCCTGGCGCAGCGCGGCGACGAGGCCTCGGTCAACTCCAACGCCCGCTGGGCGGCGCTGATCGCGACGCTCGCGACCTTCATCCTGGCGCTGGTCGCCTGGGGCCGCTTCGACTCGGCTAATCCCGGCTTCCAGATGGTCGAGACCCACGCCTGGGTCTCCGACATCATCAAGTTCAAGCTCGGCGTCGACGGCTTCTCCTTCCCCTTCGTTGTCCTGACCGCCTTCCTGATGCCGTTCTGCATCCTGGCGTCCTGGACCTCGGTCGAGAAGCGGGTGCGCGAATACATGGTCGCGTTCCTGATCCTCGAGACGCTGATGATCGGCGTCTTCGTGGCGCTCGACCTCGTGCTGTTCTACCTGCTGTTCGAGGCGGGCCTGATCCCGATGTTCCTGATCATCGGCATCTGGGGCGGCAAGCGCCGGGTCTACGCGTCGTACAAGTTCTTCCTCTACACGCTGCTCGGCTCGGTGCTGATGCTGCTCGCCATCATGGCGATGTACTGGAACGCCGGCACCACCGACATCCCGACGCTGCTGACGCACAAGTTCCCGGTCCAGATGCAGCCCTGGCTCTGGCTCGCCTTCTTCGCCTCCTTCGCGGTGAAGATGCCGATGTGGCCGGTCCACACCTGGCTGCCCGACGCGCACGTCGAGGCGCCAACGGCCGGCTCGGTCATCCTGGCGGCGATCCTCTTGAAGATGGGCGGCTACGGCTTCATCCGGTTCTCGATCCCGATGTTCCCGGACGCCTCGGCGATGTTCGCGCCGCTGGTCTTCGCGCTCTCCGTCATCGCCATCATCTACACCTCGCTGGTGGCGCTGATGCAGGAGGACATCAAGAAGCTGATCGCCTACTCCTCGGTGGCGCATATGGGCTTCGTCACCATGGGCCTGTTCACCCTGACGCCGCAGGGCATCCAGGGTGCGATGTTCCAGATGGTGAGCCACGGCCTGGTTTCGGGCGCGCTCTTCCTCTGCGTCGGCGTGATCTACGACCGCATGCACACCCGCGAGATCGCCGCCTATGGCGGCCTGGTGAACCGGATGCCGCTCTATGCGGTGGTGTTCATGATCTTCACCATGGCCAATGTCGGCCTGCCTGGCACCGCCGGCTTCGTCGGCGAGTTCCTGACGCTGATGGGCGCCTTCAAGGCCAATCCCTGGGTGGCGTTCCTGGCGACCACCGGCGTGATCTTGTCGGCGGGCTATGCGCTCTGGCTCTATCGCCGTGTCGTCTTCGGCGAGCTCACGAAGCCCGAGCTCAAGGACATTACCGACCTCAACGCCCGCGAGATCGCGATCTTCGTGCCGCTCGTCCTGCTGACGATCTGGTACGGCATCGCGCCCGGCACGATCCTCGACGCCTTCGCGGCGCCGACCGAAGCCCTCATCAAGAATTATCAGGCCGCCATCACCGCCGCGAAGACGGCGATGCTGGCAGTCCAGTAA
- the nuoL gene encoding NADH-quinone oxidoreductase subunit L codes for MYQAIVFLPLIGFLIAGLFGRLIGARASEIVTTTLLLVSAALSWVAFFQVGFGSGTTRVQVATWLASADLRVDWAFRIDTLTAVMLVVVNTVSSLVHLYSIGYMHEDPSRPRFFGYLSLFTFAMLMLVTADNLVQMFFGWEGVGLASYLLIGFWYQKPSANAAAIKAFVVNRVGDFGFLLGIFLVFVLTGSVAFDSIFPQIAGLTERSFRFLGYDWNALTLTCLLLFMGAMGKSAQFMLHTWLPDAMEGPTPVSALIHAATMVTAGVFMVARLSPIFEYAPVALTVVVVIGATTAFFAATVGLVQNDIKRVIAYSTCSQLGYMFVAMGVGAYSAGIFHLFTHAFFKALLFLGAGSVIHAMHHEQDMRNMGGLRKYIPWTAAAMTIGTLALTGFPLFAGYFSKDAIIESAYASVAHGGFASSYAFVLLVVAALMTSFYSWRLYFMTFEGTPRWGGHGHGHDDHAHGHGHDDHAHAAHAHDDHDHGHGHGHGHDHTPHESPLVMLIPLAVLSLGALAAGYVFKEAFIGHDYEHFWKAALFTGKDNHILHAMHEVPKWVVWSPFVAMLVGFLLALYMYVLRKDVPGKLAAANPVLYKFLLNKWYFDEIYDFLFVRPAMWLGRFLWKKGDGAVIDGFGPDGVSARVVDVTNRVVRLQTGYVYHYAFAMLIGVAGLVTWYLMARG; via the coding sequence ATGTATCAAGCGATCGTCTTCCTTCCCCTGATCGGCTTCCTGATCGCCGGCCTTTTCGGCCGGCTGATCGGCGCCCGCGCCTCGGAGATCGTCACCACCACGCTGCTGCTGGTCTCGGCGGCGCTGTCCTGGGTCGCCTTCTTCCAGGTCGGCTTCGGCTCCGGCACCACCCGTGTCCAGGTCGCGACCTGGCTGGCCTCGGCCGATCTGCGCGTCGACTGGGCCTTCCGTATCGACACGCTGACTGCGGTCATGCTGGTCGTGGTCAACACCGTCTCCTCGCTCGTGCACCTCTACTCAATCGGGTACATGCACGAGGATCCGTCGCGGCCGCGCTTCTTCGGCTATCTGTCGCTGTTCACCTTCGCCATGCTGATGCTGGTGACGGCCGACAACCTTGTGCAGATGTTCTTCGGCTGGGAAGGCGTCGGTCTCGCCTCCTATCTGCTGATCGGCTTCTGGTACCAGAAGCCCTCAGCCAACGCCGCGGCGATCAAGGCCTTCGTGGTTAACCGCGTCGGTGATTTCGGCTTCCTGCTCGGCATCTTCCTGGTTTTCGTGCTGACCGGCTCGGTCGCCTTCGACAGCATCTTCCCGCAGATTGCCGGGCTCACGGAGCGCAGCTTCCGCTTCCTCGGCTATGACTGGAACGCGCTGACGCTGACCTGCCTGCTGTTGTTCATGGGCGCCATGGGCAAGTCGGCGCAGTTCATGCTGCACACCTGGCTGCCGGACGCGATGGAAGGCCCGACTCCGGTCTCGGCGCTGATCCATGCCGCGACCATGGTCACCGCCGGCGTCTTCATGGTCGCGCGCCTGTCGCCGATCTTCGAATACGCTCCGGTCGCGCTGACCGTCGTCGTCGTCATCGGCGCCACCACGGCCTTCTTCGCCGCGACCGTCGGCCTGGTGCAGAACGACATCAAGCGCGTCATCGCCTATTCGACCTGCTCGCAGCTCGGCTACATGTTCGTGGCGATGGGCGTCGGCGCCTACTCGGCGGGCATCTTCCACCTGTTCACCCACGCCTTCTTCAAGGCGCTGCTCTTCTTGGGCGCCGGCTCGGTCATCCATGCGATGCACCATGAGCAGGACATGCGGAACATGGGTGGCCTCAGGAAGTACATCCCGTGGACCGCGGCCGCGATGACGATCGGCACGCTGGCGCTGACCGGCTTCCCGCTCTTCGCCGGCTACTTCTCCAAGGACGCGATCATCGAGAGCGCCTACGCCTCGGTGGCGCATGGCGGCTTCGCCAGCTCCTATGCCTTCGTGTTGCTGGTCGTCGCCGCGCTGATGACCTCGTTCTACTCCTGGCGGCTCTACTTCATGACCTTCGAGGGCACCCCGCGCTGGGGCGGCCACGGCCATGGTCACGACGATCATGCGCATGGTCACGGGCATGACGATCACGCCCATGCCGCGCATGCTCACGACGATCACGATCACGGTCACGGTCATGGTCATGGTCACGACCACACGCCGCATGAGAGCCCGCTCGTCATGCTGATCCCGCTCGCCGTGCTCTCGCTCGGTGCGCTTGCGGCCGGCTACGTCTTCAAGGAGGCGTTCATCGGCCACGACTACGAGCATTTCTGGAAGGCGGCGCTGTTCACCGGCAAGGACAACCACATCCTGCACGCCATGCACGAAGTGCCGAAATGGGTGGTCTGGTCGCCCTTCGTCGCGATGCTGGTCGGGTTCCTGCTGGCGCTCTACATGTACGTGCTGCGCAAGGACGTGCCCGGCAAGCTCGCCGCGGCCAACCCGGTGCTCTACAAGTTCCTGCTCAACAAGTGGTACTTCGACGAGATCTACGACTTCCTGTTCGTGCGTCCGGCGATGTGGCTCGGGCGCTTCCTCTGGAAGAAGGGTGACGGCGCCGTCATCGACGGCTTCGGCCCTGACGGGGTCTCGGCCCGTGTCGTCGACGTGACCAACCGGGTCGTGCGGCTGCAGACCGGCTATGTCTACCACTATGCCTTCGCCATGCTCATCGGCGTCGCCGGGCTGGTGACCTGGTACCTCATGGCCCGCGGGTGA
- a CDS encoding biotin--[acetyl-CoA-carboxylase] ligase yields the protein MLGESARAAGYRLIVRDEVASTMEEARRALGEGDPGQLWIVARSQNAGRGRHGRHWGSPPGNLYASLLLVAPCEPALAPQLGFVAGLALHDAAAAVTGLSAPTLALKWPNDLLIGGAKTSGLLLEGENRAGRFNVVIGIGVNVASAPEGTPYPAARLSAHAADVTVERLLVALSDAWHQRFSAWSLPGGFGPTRAAWLERAAYLGETITMRLPEGPVSGRFLGLDASGRLELETDVGRRLIDAGDLYFGAAAPASPIQS from the coding sequence GTGCTCGGCGAATCCGCCCGCGCCGCCGGCTATCGCCTGATCGTCCGCGACGAGGTCGCCTCCACCATGGAGGAGGCGCGGCGGGCTCTGGGCGAGGGCGATCCGGGCCAGCTTTGGATCGTTGCCAGGAGCCAGAATGCCGGCCGCGGCCGGCATGGCCGGCATTGGGGCTCGCCGCCCGGCAATCTCTACGCCAGCCTGCTTCTGGTCGCGCCATGCGAGCCGGCGCTGGCGCCGCAACTCGGCTTCGTTGCGGGCCTTGCCCTGCACGATGCTGCTGCAGCCGTGACCGGCCTTTCCGCGCCGACACTTGCCTTGAAATGGCCGAACGACCTTTTGATCGGCGGGGCCAAGACCTCGGGCCTGTTGCTCGAGGGCGAGAACCGGGCAGGGCGTTTCAACGTCGTCATCGGTATTGGGGTCAACGTGGCCTCTGCCCCGGAGGGCACGCCCTATCCAGCCGCCCGCCTTTCCGCGCATGCAGCGGACGTGACCGTAGAGCGCCTTCTGGTGGCCCTGTCGGATGCCTGGCACCAGCGCTTCTCGGCCTGGTCGCTGCCGGGCGGTTTCGGCCCGACCCGCGCCGCCTGGCTGGAGCGCGCCGCCTATCTGGGTGAGACCATCACCATGCGCCTGCCGGAGGGGCCGGTCTCCGGCCGCTTCCTCGGCCTCGACGCCTCCGGACGGCTCGAACTGGAGACGGACGTCGGCCGACGGCTGATCGATGCCGGCGATCTCTATTTCGGCGCCGCCGCGCCAGCCTCCCCGATCCAGAGCTGA
- a CDS encoding ribonuclease J produces the protein MTRSSDQLVFVPLGGLGEIGMNAALYGFGPEKKRKWILVDCGLSFAGPEAPGVDIVLPDLSYIIQDRANLLGIVITHAHEDHIGALAALWPSLRVPVWCTRFAAGLLATRRLSEPGAPKVEMNIVAQGGRFTLGPFDIEFVPVAHSIPESNALAIRTPAGLVVHTGDWKIDPTPRVGLPTDEARLRELGEEGVLALICDSTNVLRDGISPSEADVAAKLQELVASAPNRVAVTTFASNVARLRAVAEAAMANQREVVVVGRAMDRVIDVARECGFLDGIPAFRGVETYGYLPRDRVVALVTGSQGEPRAALSRIAADDHPEIALSPGDRVIFSSRTIPGNEKAVGAILNRLARDNIEIITDRTHLVHVSGHPRREELARLYGWLKPKIAIPAHGEDQHLTEHATFARSLGVKHVLRAGNGDVVAIAEDGARKLTEVQHGRLYQDGELLIGALDRTIPERRKLSFAGVISIAVALDEKGELAGDPEVALIGLPLAAKDGTPFDDIVADAVEDLIEGLSKGKRRDPEAVRSALERGVRAAVNEEWGKKPLVNALVITV, from the coding sequence GTGACCCGTTCCAGCGACCAGCTCGTCTTCGTTCCGCTCGGTGGCCTCGGCGAGATCGGCATGAACGCCGCGCTCTACGGCTTCGGGCCGGAAAAGAAGCGCAAATGGATCCTGGTCGATTGCGGGCTCTCCTTCGCCGGGCCGGAGGCGCCGGGCGTCGACATCGTCCTGCCCGACCTCAGCTACATCATCCAGGATCGCGCCAATCTGCTCGGCATCGTCATCACCCACGCCCATGAGGACCATATCGGCGCGCTCGCCGCGCTCTGGCCCTCGCTGCGCGTTCCGGTCTGGTGCACGCGCTTCGCCGCCGGGCTGCTGGCGACCCGGCGCCTCTCCGAGCCGGGCGCGCCCAAGGTCGAGATGAACATCGTCGCCCAGGGCGGGCGCTTCACGCTCGGCCCGTTCGATATCGAGTTCGTCCCGGTGGCGCATTCGATCCCGGAATCGAACGCGCTCGCGATCCGCACCCCGGCCGGCCTCGTCGTCCATACCGGCGACTGGAAGATCGACCCGACCCCGCGCGTCGGCCTGCCGACCGACGAGGCGCGCCTGCGCGAGCTCGGCGAGGAGGGCGTGCTGGCGCTGATCTGCGACTCCACCAATGTCCTGCGCGACGGCATCAGCCCGAGCGAGGCGGATGTCGCCGCCAAGCTCCAGGAGCTGGTCGCCTCCGCCCCGAACCGCGTCGCCGTCACGACCTTCGCCTCGAATGTGGCGCGCCTGCGCGCCGTCGCCGAGGCTGCGATGGCCAATCAGCGCGAGGTCGTCGTCGTCGGCCGCGCCATGGACCGCGTCATCGACGTCGCCCGCGAATGCGGCTTCCTCGACGGCATTCCCGCTTTCCGCGGGGTCGAGACCTATGGCTATCTGCCGCGCGACAGGGTCGTGGCACTCGTGACCGGCAGCCAGGGTGAGCCGCGCGCCGCGCTCTCGCGGATTGCTGCCGACGACCATCCCGAGATCGCGCTCTCGCCGGGCGACCGGGTGATCTTCTCCTCCCGTACCATCCCCGGCAACGAGAAGGCCGTCGGCGCTATCCTCAATCGGCTGGCGCGCGACAATATCGAGATCATCACCGACCGCACCCATCTCGTGCATGTCTCCGGCCACCCGCGGCGCGAGGAACTGGCGCGGCTCTATGGCTGGCTGAAGCCGAAGATTGCCATCCCTGCTCATGGTGAGGATCAGCACCTGACCGAGCACGCCACCTTCGCCCGCAGTCTCGGCGTCAAGCATGTGCTGCGCGCCGGCAATGGCGATGTCGTTGCGATCGCCGAGGATGGGGCCCGCAAGCTCACCGAAGTCCAGCATGGCCGGCTCTACCAGGATGGCGAGCTGCTGATCGGCGCTCTCGACCGCACCATTCCCGAGCGCCGCAAGCTGTCCTTCGCCGGCGTCATCTCGATCGCGGTGGCGTTGGATGAGAAGGGCGAACTTGCCGGCGACCCGGAGGTCGCGCTGATCGGCCTGCCGCTTGCCGCCAAGGATGGCACGCCCTTCGACGATATCGTCGCCGACGCGGTCGAAGACCTGATCGAGGGCCTCTCCAAGGGCAAGCGCCGCGATCCGGAAGCCGTGCGCAGCGCGCTCGAACGCGGCGTGCGCGCCGCGGTCAACGAGGAGTGGGGCAAGAAGCCGCTGGTGAACGCGCTGGTGATCACGGTGTAG
- a CDS encoding DUF1467 family protein, protein MTIGGGLAVYFVIWWTVLFAVLPFGVRSQAESGDIEKGTDPGAPVLPGLVKKAIATTILAGIVFCIVWYVWTQLDA, encoded by the coding sequence ATGACGATCGGCGGCGGTCTCGCGGTCTATTTCGTGATCTGGTGGACGGTACTGTTCGCCGTGTTGCCTTTTGGCGTGCGCAGCCAGGCGGAAAGCGGCGACATCGAGAAGGGCACCGATCCCGGTGCTCCAGTCCTGCCGGGTCTGGTCAAGAAGGCGATCGCGACGACGATCCTCGCCGGCATCGTCTTTTGCATCGTCTGGTATGTCTGGACCCAGCTCGATGCCTGA
- the mce gene encoding methylmalonyl-CoA epimerase, with translation MIGRLNHVAIAVKDLAASTALYRDTLGARVSQPLPQPEHGVTVVFVELPNTKVELLEPMGADSPIAKFLERNPDGGIHHICYEVDDILAARDRLKAQGARVLGSGEPRIGAHGKPVLFLHPKDFCGTLVELEQA, from the coding sequence ATGATCGGACGCCTCAACCACGTCGCCATCGCCGTGAAGGATCTTGCCGCCTCGACCGCGCTCTATCGCGATACGCTCGGCGCCCGCGTCTCGCAGCCGCTGCCGCAGCCTGAGCATGGCGTTACCGTGGTCTTCGTCGAGCTGCCGAACACCAAGGTCGAACTGCTGGAGCCGATGGGCGCGGATTCGCCGATCGCCAAATTCCTCGAGCGCAATCCCGACGGCGGCATCCACCACATCTGCTACGAGGTCGACGACATCCTCGCGGCGCGTGACCGGCTGAAGGCGCAGGGCGCGCGCGTGCTCGGCTCGGGCGAGCCGCGCATTGGCGCCCATGGCAAGCCGGTGCTGTTCCTGCACCCCAAGGATTTCTGTGGCACGCTCGTCGAGCTGGAACAGGCCTGA